In Acidobacteriota bacterium, a single window of DNA contains:
- a CDS encoding thiol-disulfide isomerase, whose product MPLVTFTQAHEYAQKMKHMTGMKMMPPWFADPRFGDFSNDNSLTSEQIASIASWADSGAPAGNPNDAPPAPHWTHGWNIPKPDLVIGMPKPVTIPAHGDVEYTYEIVPTRFTEDKWVQASEIRPMSREHVHHAVVYIRPPNSKWLRKAPIGHPFSASDMTTGEDVRQALFTDSDMLLVYAPGSSPDHWPDGMAKCIPAGSDLVFQMHYTTNGNAVTDQTSIGLVFAKQPPKQRVLTLQLANHSFVIPPEADNFRVEVFGTLPNDAILLSFFPHMHLRGKRFEYDIVNPDTIETLLRVNYHFHWQMSYKLAQPRFLKAGTKLQAIAWFDNSRNNPHNPDPEQTVRWGGQTYEEMMVGFFDLAVPANLDKWQYFVRSEPTR is encoded by the coding sequence ATGCCACTCGTCACCTTTACGCAGGCCCATGAATACGCGCAAAAGATGAAGCACATGACAGGCATGAAGATGATGCCTCCCTGGTTCGCTGATCCGCGCTTTGGGGATTTTTCCAACGACAATTCGCTCACATCGGAGCAGATCGCCTCGATTGCGTCCTGGGCCGATTCGGGCGCGCCTGCCGGCAATCCCAACGATGCTCCGCCGGCTCCGCATTGGACTCACGGCTGGAACATTCCCAAACCGGACCTGGTGATCGGAATGCCGAAACCGGTGACGATTCCGGCGCATGGCGATGTCGAGTATACGTATGAGATCGTGCCTACCAGATTCACCGAGGATAAATGGGTGCAAGCTTCGGAGATTCGTCCCATGAGCCGGGAGCATGTGCATCATGCGGTTGTGTACATTCGCCCGCCAAACTCGAAATGGCTCCGGAAGGCGCCGATCGGACATCCATTCTCGGCATCGGACATGACGACCGGCGAGGATGTTCGGCAGGCGCTGTTCACCGATAGCGACATGTTGCTTGTCTATGCTCCTGGCAGTTCACCTGACCACTGGCCGGATGGGATGGCGAAGTGTATTCCTGCCGGATCAGACCTCGTCTTCCAGATGCACTACACGACAAACGGCAACGCCGTGACTGATCAAACAAGTATCGGATTGGTCTTTGCGAAGCAGCCGCCGAAGCAGCGCGTGCTGACTCTGCAGCTGGCTAACCACAGTTTTGTGATTCCTCCTGAAGCCGACAACTTTCGCGTGGAGGTTTTTGGCACGCTGCCGAATGATGCCATCCTGCTGAGCTTCTTCCCTCACATGCATCTTCGTGGCAAGCGCTTTGAGTACGACATCGTGAACCCTGACACGATTGAGACGCTGCTTCGCGTGAACTACCACTTCCATTGGCAGATGAGCTACAAACTCGCGCAACCAAGGTTCCTGAAAGCAGGCACGAAGCTGCAGGCAATCGCGTGGTTCGACAACTCCCGTAACAATCCTCACAATCCCGATCCGGAGCAGACCGTGCGCTGGGGTGGGCAGACCTACGAAGAGATGATGGTCGGCTTCTTCGATCTTGCAGTGCCAGCGAACCTCGACAAGTGGCAATACTTTGTGCGCAGCGAGCCAACCCGCTGA
- a CDS encoding TonB-dependent receptor, with amino-acid sequence MRYTAYFPSRRTCLRAFARFCFQFQPRECVMRRFILATVIVLFVAMSADSQTFRGAINGTVTDPSGAVVPRAQVKATEVATGVEHSTVTTAEGQFAFQDIPLGFYKVSVIAPGFAGRTVDKVEVTAGNIYTLPIKLALGQETQIVEVSAAALALDTTTPTQNMTISSDVVQDTPLNGRDFTQLIAVAPGYGGYAVGGFGSLNGTRPNQMNWQIDGVDNNDFWHNIPAVNQGGVSGIAGVVLPIDSIDEFSSQTQSGAEAGRNAGGTVNLVLKSGTNSLHGSAYYYNRNEFYGAHSPFFIPTASNPRAPKLRNQNYGLSVGGPVIKNKTFFFVAYEKQQYIIGLSGLATEPSDAYVNNALAVLKKYNVTASPLSTKLIGPGGFWPRNLIGGLPATPNNFFSPIASTGYSYNGVIKLDHNFNEKHRLSARWFGGQGSQTAPLGSSTALGTASSNLKDYFEVAPLHVHNYSLVLNSVLTTHLTNQVLFGVNYFNQLFHDFNNSFNTKALGLFLSPDATDHGQPILGAPNVVISGFEQIGLTPPEGRSDQTGHLTDIVSYVAGRHQFRFGGEVRQAHVNEFYHRRGTGQFKFDGTQGPWSADAAFDSATKALADYMAGDVVKSTIAVGNPERFVVVNAFNFFGQDAWQLTPNLNVNLGLRYEYFGPLHSDKKDLAVFVPGKGLLIQGAGIDSIFPPSHNDFAPRLGFAYQPTGTSDFVVRGGVGIFFDQINMNPFLDFRPPITAAQGLQGNPIGPSAVSTYARNAYNWDAALAGGASIFPGVKVCGDPLCTNAPGQNVFSVNQNFRVPHFANYNLQLEKGLGQTAVVQVGYVGSQSRKLNIVSNINQYNAFPNFGSIIQLNSVGTSNYNALQTTVRLRNFHGLSSQASYTWAHALDEISEYRATIADDLRSIKVDYGNGDFDTRHLFSLNFDYQIPGSSHGPRILTHGWEVSSLTNFHTGQPFDQTLPLGDSSSPFDPTTQFFYLLKDPFAGLDHKFSAANGGTVWINPAAFCVRSATNSCAGGKPVGRNKFHGPGYGSVDLSVLKTIPVRERVKVQLRAEMFNLFNRINLASGPGSVDYSSGLVNDTIGDFNGAPGIGPGEAFNMQLAAKIIF; translated from the coding sequence ATGCGGTACACAGCTTATTTTCCGAGTCGCCGTACTTGTCTCCGCGCATTCGCGCGATTTTGTTTCCAATTCCAACCTAGGGAGTGCGTTATGCGACGTTTTATCTTGGCCACGGTGATTGTGCTCTTTGTTGCGATGTCGGCAGATTCACAGACTTTTCGTGGGGCAATTAACGGCACCGTCACTGACCCGAGCGGAGCCGTAGTCCCGAGAGCCCAGGTGAAGGCAACGGAGGTTGCAACTGGCGTGGAACACAGCACGGTGACGACGGCTGAGGGTCAGTTTGCCTTCCAGGATATTCCGCTCGGCTTCTACAAGGTGAGCGTTATCGCTCCAGGTTTCGCCGGACGCACCGTAGATAAAGTGGAGGTAACCGCTGGCAATATCTATACGTTGCCAATCAAGCTTGCCCTCGGACAGGAAACACAAATTGTCGAGGTTTCCGCTGCGGCGCTCGCTCTTGACACAACGACCCCGACGCAAAACATGACGATCTCCTCCGATGTCGTACAAGATACTCCGCTGAATGGACGGGACTTCACGCAGTTGATTGCGGTAGCTCCAGGCTATGGAGGCTACGCTGTGGGCGGCTTTGGTTCGCTTAACGGGACTCGTCCTAACCAGATGAACTGGCAGATAGATGGTGTCGACAACAATGATTTCTGGCACAACATTCCTGCCGTCAACCAGGGTGGCGTCTCTGGCATCGCTGGCGTCGTACTTCCTATTGATTCGATCGACGAATTTTCGTCACAAACGCAATCGGGCGCTGAAGCCGGACGCAATGCCGGGGGGACGGTTAACCTCGTTCTCAAATCGGGAACAAACAGCCTGCATGGTTCGGCTTATTACTACAATAGGAATGAGTTCTATGGAGCTCATTCACCATTCTTCATTCCCACTGCGAGTAATCCCAGAGCTCCGAAGCTTCGCAACCAAAACTACGGACTTTCTGTCGGCGGCCCAGTCATCAAGAACAAGACGTTCTTTTTTGTGGCCTACGAGAAACAGCAGTACATCATTGGGTTGTCAGGTTTGGCCACCGAACCTTCAGATGCCTATGTGAATAATGCCTTGGCTGTTCTGAAGAAATACAATGTGACGGCCAGCCCGCTCTCCACAAAGCTGATTGGTCCAGGTGGCTTCTGGCCCCGGAATCTGATCGGCGGCTTGCCGGCGACGCCTAATAACTTTTTCAGCCCGATTGCTTCCACCGGTTACAGCTATAACGGGGTGATAAAGCTGGACCATAACTTTAACGAGAAGCACCGCCTCTCGGCCCGTTGGTTCGGCGGACAGGGCAGCCAGACCGCACCTCTCGGCAGTAGTACAGCTTTGGGAACGGCGAGCTCAAACCTGAAAGATTATTTCGAAGTTGCGCCCCTCCATGTTCACAATTACTCACTGGTTTTAAATTCAGTCTTGACGACGCATCTCACGAATCAGGTGCTGTTCGGTGTTAACTACTTCAACCAACTTTTCCACGACTTCAACAACAGCTTTAATACCAAGGCCCTCGGTCTATTCCTCAGTCCCGATGCCACCGATCACGGGCAGCCCATTCTGGGAGCTCCGAACGTTGTCATCTCTGGATTTGAGCAGATCGGGCTTACTCCTCCGGAAGGCCGTAGCGATCAGACGGGACACTTAACGGACATTGTTTCCTATGTCGCTGGCCGGCACCAATTCCGATTCGGGGGAGAAGTCCGTCAGGCGCACGTGAATGAGTTCTATCACCGGCGTGGTACTGGACAATTTAAGTTCGATGGAACTCAGGGGCCATGGAGTGCAGACGCGGCGTTCGATTCCGCTACCAAGGCATTGGCCGACTATATGGCCGGCGATGTTGTGAAGTCGACCATAGCGGTGGGTAATCCAGAGCGATTCGTTGTTGTGAACGCCTTCAATTTCTTCGGGCAGGATGCCTGGCAGCTGACCCCCAATCTCAACGTGAATCTTGGCCTTCGCTACGAATACTTTGGCCCGCTGCATAGTGACAAAAAGGACCTCGCTGTATTCGTTCCAGGGAAAGGGTTACTCATCCAGGGAGCTGGGATCGATTCCATTTTTCCGCCGAGCCACAACGACTTTGCGCCGAGGCTGGGCTTTGCGTATCAGCCCACGGGTACGAGCGACTTCGTCGTGCGTGGCGGAGTTGGCATCTTCTTCGATCAGATCAACATGAATCCATTCCTGGATTTCCGTCCACCGATCACTGCCGCGCAGGGTTTGCAAGGAAATCCTATCGGACCGTCCGCTGTTTCGACGTACGCCAGAAATGCCTACAACTGGGATGCTGCGTTGGCCGGTGGGGCCTCCATCTTTCCCGGAGTAAAGGTGTGTGGCGATCCTTTGTGCACGAACGCTCCAGGACAGAATGTCTTTTCGGTAAACCAGAACTTCCGTGTGCCCCACTTCGCTAATTACAATCTGCAACTCGAGAAAGGACTTGGGCAGACAGCAGTTGTGCAGGTTGGGTATGTTGGCAGTCAGTCACGAAAGCTGAATATTGTCTCCAACATCAACCAATACAATGCGTTCCCGAATTTCGGCTCCATTATTCAGCTCAACAGCGTCGGCACATCCAACTATAATGCACTTCAGACCACAGTCAGACTTCGCAACTTTCACGGCCTAAGCTCTCAAGCGAGCTACACCTGGGCACACGCACTCGACGAGATCAGCGAATATCGCGCAACGATTGCGGATGATTTGCGCAGTATCAAAGTCGATTACGGCAACGGTGATTTTGATACGCGGCATCTTTTTTCGTTGAATTTCGACTATCAGATTCCTGGCTCTTCACACGGCCCAAGGATTCTGACGCACGGCTGGGAGGTGAGCAGCTTGACCAACTTCCACACTGGGCAGCCCTTCGACCAAACATTGCCACTCGGAGATTCCTCATCCCCGTTTGATCCGACTACGCAGTTCTTTTACCTGCTGAAGGATCCATTTGCTGGACTTGATCACAAGTTCTCGGCGGCAAACGGAGGAACTGTGTGGATTAATCCCGCGGCGTTCTGTGTTCGTAGCGCTACGAATTCCTGCGCTGGAGGCAAACCCGTTGGCCGCAATAAATTCCACGGCCCGGGCTATGGAAGCGTCGATCTTTCTGTACTCAAGACGATTCCGGTTCGGGAACGGGTGAAAGTACAGCTCCGAGCGGAGATGTTTAATCTCTTTAATCGGATCAATCTTGCCTCTGGCCCCGGGTCGGTGGATTACTCGTCAGGTTTGGTGAACGACACGATCGGTGACTTCAACGGCGCGCCGGGAATCGGACCGGGTGAAGCCTTCAATATGCAACTGGCGGCAAAAATCATTTTCTGA
- a CDS encoding cell division protein FtsZ, whose amino-acid sequence MAKGKPEGSSEDIRISFNEDPRNNAKIKVIGVGGGGGNAVNRMINAKVEGVEFLVANTDLQALQMSQASVKIQLGIKLTSGLGAGANPEVGRKAALEDAHQIIEALEGADMVFVTAGLGGGTGTGAAPIIASLASEMGALTVAVVTKPFAFEGKRRKSQADRGLDELIESVDTTIVIPNEKLLAVAQNAGFFESFRVADDILRQAVQGISDIITIPGIINRDFADVKTIMQGMGYAVMGTATGRGERRAVEAAQAAIASPLLEAGAIDGARGILINITGSSSLKLAEVNEASTIIQNAAHEDANIIFGAVLDEKMKDDVKITVIATGFKDEQLGRREHSMGAAAAAVSSARAISSYVPAPESTTRERSAPVAVVDSRLQNDHAFAGEVPEPVGVGVGASPAGSTMSAASRTSVPVRDSISLEAVRNSVNGIDGDDLDVPAFIRKRAEN is encoded by the coding sequence ATGGCAAAAGGCAAACCCGAAGGCAGTTCCGAAGACATCCGCATTAGCTTCAATGAGGATCCACGCAACAACGCGAAGATCAAGGTGATCGGCGTGGGCGGCGGCGGCGGTAATGCCGTGAACCGCATGATCAACGCCAAAGTGGAAGGCGTTGAATTCCTGGTGGCGAATACTGATCTTCAGGCGCTGCAGATGTCGCAGGCGTCAGTCAAGATTCAGCTCGGCATAAAGCTGACCAGCGGACTAGGCGCGGGAGCGAATCCCGAAGTGGGGAGGAAGGCAGCGCTCGAGGACGCCCATCAAATCATCGAGGCGCTCGAAGGTGCGGACATGGTGTTCGTCACTGCCGGGCTCGGCGGCGGCACGGGCACGGGCGCGGCTCCGATTATCGCCTCCTTGGCCAGTGAAATGGGTGCCCTCACTGTCGCTGTGGTGACCAAGCCATTTGCATTCGAAGGCAAACGACGGAAGTCGCAAGCCGATCGCGGTTTGGATGAACTCATCGAATCGGTGGACACGACCATCGTGATTCCGAACGAGAAGCTGCTCGCGGTAGCGCAGAATGCAGGTTTCTTCGAGTCTTTTCGAGTTGCCGATGACATTCTTCGCCAGGCGGTGCAGGGCATCTCTGACATCATTACCATTCCAGGCATCATCAACCGCGACTTTGCCGACGTGAAGACGATTATGCAAGGTATGGGTTATGCCGTCATGGGCACTGCCACGGGACGTGGCGAGCGCCGGGCCGTCGAAGCGGCGCAAGCGGCCATTGCCTCTCCGTTGCTGGAAGCTGGAGCGATCGACGGCGCGCGCGGCATCCTCATCAACATCACGGGCTCAAGCTCGCTGAAGCTGGCAGAAGTGAACGAGGCCTCGACCATCATCCAGAACGCCGCCCATGAAGATGCCAACATCATCTTCGGTGCCGTGCTCGACGAGAAGATGAAGGACGACGTAAAGATCACTGTCATTGCCACCGGTTTCAAAGACGAACAGCTGGGGCGGCGCGAGCACTCCATGGGAGCCGCCGCCGCGGCGGTTTCCAGCGCTCGTGCCATTTCGAGCTACGTGCCAGCGCCAGAAAGCACGACACGTGAGCGATCCGCTCCGGTTGCCGTGGTCGACTCTCGCCTGCAGAACGACCACGCATTTGCAGGTGAAGTGCCGGAGCCGGTGGGTGTCGGTGTCGGGGCTTCACCGGCAGGTTCAACCATGTCGGCGGCATCGCGAACGTCAGTGCCGGTAAGAGATTCGATCTCCTTGGAGGCGGTACGCAATAGCGTAAACGGCATTGACGGCGATGATCTCGACGTGCCCGCATTCATCCGCAAGCGCGCCGAAAACTGA
- the ftsA gene encoding cell division protein FtsA — MAKVSNNTICILDVGTLKTCVLVGEVTDAGLRYRGHGIADSRGSRKGVIVELDKATASIQRAVEQAEAAAQMPIERATIGIGGPHIRGFNSRGGINLGSRPREINRDDVRQAVERARSVSLPPDRQTIHLLPQEFIVDEQGSIQDPIGMIGMRLEVNAHVVTGATGAAQNLVTAANKAGIHVDDIVFEPLACADATLDADERELGVCLIDIGAGSTEVVVFYEGAIAHTGVVPIGGDHFTNDVAVGMRTPLAEADKIKRMFGSAVVTSIPEGHEIEVPSVGERPARLMSQRTLAEILEPRGRELFEMLRDQLRQARVFEGLGAGCVLIGGASRLPAICEIAEQVLRCPARLGHVNGIPRMPTSLALTDFASSVGLLMYTHRARVGRVKEEQQTLKARLRTLFVGA; from the coding sequence ATGGCAAAGGTAAGCAACAACACGATCTGCATTCTTGACGTAGGCACTCTGAAGACCTGCGTCCTGGTTGGGGAAGTGACTGACGCTGGTTTGCGTTATCGCGGGCACGGCATCGCCGACTCCAGGGGCTCGCGCAAAGGAGTCATTGTCGAGCTCGACAAAGCAACAGCATCAATCCAGCGCGCTGTGGAACAGGCTGAGGCTGCTGCTCAGATGCCGATCGAGCGCGCGACGATTGGTATTGGCGGTCCTCATATCCGTGGATTCAACAGCCGGGGAGGGATCAATCTCGGCTCACGACCGCGAGAGATTAATCGCGACGATGTTCGCCAGGCAGTGGAGCGGGCACGATCGGTTTCCCTTCCTCCAGATAGACAGACGATTCATCTCTTGCCGCAGGAGTTCATTGTCGATGAGCAAGGCAGCATTCAGGATCCCATCGGAATGATCGGCATGCGGCTCGAGGTAAACGCGCACGTCGTGACCGGTGCTACGGGAGCTGCGCAAAATCTAGTGACTGCCGCCAATAAGGCGGGCATTCACGTTGACGATATCGTCTTCGAGCCGCTGGCCTGCGCCGACGCTACGCTCGATGCCGATGAGCGCGAACTCGGCGTCTGTCTTATCGACATTGGCGCTGGGTCGACTGAAGTTGTCGTCTTCTATGAGGGAGCCATTGCCCATACCGGCGTGGTCCCAATTGGCGGCGATCACTTCACGAATGACGTCGCAGTTGGCATGCGAACACCGCTCGCTGAGGCTGACAAAATCAAGCGAATGTTCGGCTCCGCCGTAGTGACCAGTATCCCTGAGGGGCACGAAATCGAGGTGCCATCTGTAGGCGAGCGCCCAGCGCGCCTGATGTCGCAACGGACTTTGGCAGAGATTTTGGAGCCTCGCGGGCGCGAATTGTTTGAAATGCTGCGCGATCAACTTCGCCAAGCCAGAGTGTTTGAAGGACTGGGCGCAGGTTGCGTCCTGATCGGCGGCGCTTCGCGCCTCCCTGCCATCTGTGAGATCGCGGAACAGGTCTTGCGTTGTCCAGCTCGCCTTGGACACGTGAACGGCATTCCGCGAATGCCGACGAGCCTGGCGCTAACCGACTTCGCCAGTAGTGTTGGCTTGCTGATGTACACACATCGCGCCCGCGTAGGCCGAGTTAAGGAGGAGCAACAGACTCTCAAGGCAAGGCTCAGGACGTTATTTGTCGGAGCATGA
- a CDS encoding peptide ABC transporter permease: MPRNDVQYKELDLSTRVDVAPVGDDELSSEFDAKSSLAETNPAPQFRRAVRRVVVRKGALPKKTAGRIRIALGMLAIFSVAALAYGAVYRYGTRSWRFRVLSSDNITISGLEKVPRSQVMEVLGGDMGRNVFFIPLEQRKKQLEEIPWIESASVMRLLPNRISVEVQERTPVAFARINGRIHLVDAHGVIMEPTRKSHYSFPVVFGLNDSDPLSARGAQMKMCSQLMNDLDAGGNHYSNDVSEVDVSDPEDMKVTVADPAGAVLVHLGSDQFLSRFKIYLSHAAGWRQQFQKLDSVDLRYEGQIIVNPDGGQQAATRNFSTEIRRRGARR, from the coding sequence ATGCCGCGAAACGACGTTCAGTATAAAGAGTTGGATCTTTCCACTCGCGTCGATGTCGCTCCCGTTGGCGACGACGAACTCAGTTCGGAGTTCGATGCGAAGTCGTCTCTTGCCGAAACCAATCCTGCACCACAATTTCGCCGCGCAGTTCGCCGGGTTGTGGTGCGCAAGGGCGCGCTCCCGAAGAAGACTGCAGGCCGAATACGAATTGCGCTCGGCATGCTCGCCATATTCTCGGTTGCGGCTCTCGCGTATGGTGCCGTCTATCGCTACGGAACGCGAAGCTGGCGCTTTCGTGTGCTTTCGAGCGACAACATAACTATCAGCGGGCTGGAGAAGGTGCCGCGCTCGCAGGTTATGGAAGTGCTCGGAGGTGATATGGGGCGCAACGTTTTCTTCATTCCACTGGAGCAGCGCAAAAAACAGCTCGAAGAGATTCCCTGGATTGAATCAGCGAGTGTGATGCGTCTGCTGCCGAACCGTATCTCTGTCGAAGTTCAGGAGCGCACTCCAGTAGCGTTTGCTCGTATCAACGGCCGAATTCATCTCGTGGACGCTCACGGCGTGATCATGGAGCCTACACGGAAGTCGCACTATTCATTTCCGGTTGTGTTCGGGTTGAACGACTCCGATCCGCTCTCGGCTCGGGGCGCGCAGATGAAGATGTGTTCGCAGCTGATGAATGATCTGGACGCGGGAGGGAACCATTATTCCAACGATGTAAGCGAAGTTGATGTGAGCGATCCCGAGGATATGAAAGTGACGGTAGCCGATCCTGCAGGAGCCGTCCTCGTCCATCTAGGGAGCGACCAATTTCTGTCGCGGTTCAAGATTTATCTTTCACATGCAGCGGGATGGCGGCAGCAATTCCAAAAGCTCGATTCAGTCGATCTGCGCTACGAGGGACAGATCATCGTGAACCCAGACGGCGGTCAACAGGCGGCGACCAGAAATTTCAGCACGGAGATACGGAGACGCGGAGCAAGGCGGTGA
- a CDS encoding UDP-N-acetylmuramate--L-alanine ligase — protein MFAKVQRIHFVGIGGIGMSGIAEVLLNLGYKISGSDLRESSVTQRLASLGAIVFIGHRPENITGSEAVVTTSAVTRDNPEIQAARAQHIPVIPRAEMLAELMRLKYGIAIAGMHGKTTTTSMVAAVLAAGGLDPTVVVGGRVDAMGSNARLGKSQYLVAEADESDRSFLKLSPILSIVTNVDREHMDCYRDMDDVEQAFVDFMNRVPFYGVVIACQDDERLSGLFPRLERRVITYGTSDASAFCAQLLDDRCRSEDGRPHSRFEVVNRGKKLGEFDLRVPGHHNVLNATAAVAAGIGLDIPVAKIAEALAEFRGVDRRFQFKGKIGGVSVVDDYGHHPTEIRATLAAARQCGFDKIHVIFQPHRYTRTRDLAEEFATAFENADTLQLLDIYAASEEPIPGITAQALVKRIVSTGKQFEYVASFAEAASQAVSHAKNGDLVLTLGAGSVHQVGPLVLRELEKRTALHKSGDPSMSSSDEVRSPDHPIIR, from the coding sequence ATGTTCGCCAAAGTTCAGCGCATTCATTTCGTAGGCATTGGCGGTATCGGTATGAGCGGTATCGCCGAGGTACTGCTTAATCTGGGATACAAGATCTCGGGTTCAGATTTGCGCGAGTCGTCCGTGACGCAGCGCCTCGCAAGTCTGGGGGCCATCGTCTTTATTGGGCATCGTCCGGAGAACATCACCGGCTCCGAAGCAGTTGTCACGACCTCTGCCGTCACGCGCGACAATCCAGAGATTCAGGCTGCCCGAGCGCAGCACATACCAGTGATTCCCCGAGCCGAGATGCTTGCCGAACTCATGCGCTTGAAATATGGAATCGCTATCGCCGGCATGCACGGCAAGACCACAACAACGTCGATGGTTGCCGCTGTGCTGGCGGCAGGCGGACTGGATCCTACCGTCGTTGTCGGCGGCCGCGTTGATGCCATGGGATCGAACGCGCGGCTGGGAAAGTCGCAATACCTGGTTGCCGAAGCCGATGAGAGCGACAGGTCGTTTTTGAAGCTCTCGCCGATTTTGTCGATCGTTACGAACGTCGATCGCGAGCACATGGATTGCTATCGCGATATGGATGATGTGGAGCAGGCGTTCGTCGATTTCATGAATCGGGTTCCCTTTTATGGTGTAGTCATTGCCTGCCAGGACGACGAGCGCCTGAGTGGGTTGTTTCCACGACTGGAGCGTCGCGTGATCACGTATGGGACGAGCGACGCCTCGGCATTTTGCGCCCAATTGCTGGACGACCGTTGCCGCTCCGAAGATGGACGCCCACACAGCCGATTCGAAGTCGTGAACCGCGGAAAGAAGCTCGGAGAATTTGATCTCCGAGTACCCGGCCACCATAACGTACTAAATGCAACTGCCGCGGTTGCGGCGGGAATTGGACTCGATATCCCTGTGGCGAAGATCGCGGAGGCGCTGGCAGAATTTCGCGGCGTAGATCGCCGCTTTCAGTTTAAAGGCAAAATCGGCGGAGTAAGTGTGGTCGACGACTACGGGCACCATCCAACCGAAATTCGAGCAACACTTGCAGCAGCGCGGCAATGCGGATTCGACAAGATTCACGTTATCTTCCAGCCGCATCGCTATACCCGAACGCGCGATCTAGCCGAAGAATTCGCGACCGCTTTCGAAAACGCCGACACGCTTCAACTGCTCGATATCTATGCGGCCAGCGAAGAGCCCATTCCTGGAATTACGGCACAGGCACTGGTGAAGCGCATAGTTTCTACTGGAAAACAATTTGAATACGTGGCTTCATTTGCTGAAGCTGCAAGTCAGGCTGTCTCTCATGCAAAGAACGGAGATCTCGTCCTGACGCTCGGTGCCGGCAGCGTGCATCAAGTGGGGCCATTGGTCTTGCGAGAGCTCGAGAAGAGAACTGCCCTTCACAAATCGGGTGATCCTTCCATGAGTTCATCCGACGAAGTCCGATCACCCGATCACCCGATCATTCGATGA
- the murG gene encoding undecaprenyldiphospho-muramoylpentapeptide beta-N-acetylglucosaminyltransferase, translated as MRAAIVGGGTGGHVIPALAIARELRHLYAAEIIFVGTNRGIETRLVPPSGFELRLVQVGQLKGVSLARRARTLSDIPRALLACCKIFAEFRPQVVIGVGGYASGPGMLTALLMRIPTLAFEPNLVPGFANRVVARYVSAAAVHFEQTKKFFGNARVTGVPVRQEFFSIAQRRFSPPGSLLVFGGSQGARILNQTMIDAIPKWRELGIKIRHQTGERDFERVEAAYTQADLQVQVNRFIDDMPSAFAEADAVLCRSGASTVAEITAAGKPAVFVPFKLAADDHQLKNAQALESAGAARLIPESQLNPARLSAVVAEMLGDPAVLASMSDKARSLAHPNAGKEIAELAARIAKNGT; from the coding sequence ATGCGTGCCGCGATCGTAGGCGGAGGCACCGGCGGTCACGTAATTCCAGCGTTGGCTATCGCGCGCGAGTTGCGTCACCTCTACGCGGCGGAAATCATTTTCGTGGGCACCAATCGGGGAATCGAGACTCGCCTCGTTCCCCCAAGCGGCTTCGAGTTGCGGCTGGTGCAAGTTGGGCAGCTAAAGGGCGTCAGCCTTGCTCGCCGTGCCAGAACGCTGAGCGATATTCCGCGTGCGCTCCTCGCATGCTGCAAAATCTTTGCGGAGTTTCGCCCTCAAGTTGTGATCGGAGTCGGTGGATATGCCTCTGGTCCCGGAATGCTAACGGCTTTGCTGATGCGTATTCCCACTCTGGCCTTCGAGCCTAATCTCGTCCCGGGATTCGCCAACCGAGTTGTAGCCCGTTACGTGAGTGCGGCCGCGGTGCATTTTGAGCAGACCAAGAAGTTTTTCGGTAATGCTCGGGTTACTGGTGTGCCAGTGAGGCAAGAATTTTTCAGCATCGCCCAGCGCAGATTCTCGCCCCCTGGCTCACTGCTTGTCTTCGGAGGCAGTCAAGGTGCTCGAATCCTCAATCAGACGATGATCGACGCCATCCCAAAATGGCGCGAGCTCGGAATTAAAATTCGCCATCAAACCGGAGAGCGCGATTTCGAGAGAGTCGAAGCTGCTTATACGCAGGCAGACTTACAAGTGCAGGTGAACCGGTTTATCGACGATATGCCGTCCGCATTTGCTGAGGCGGATGCGGTCCTATGTCGCTCTGGGGCGAGTACTGTGGCAGAGATCACCGCCGCTGGAAAACCCGCAGTTTTCGTTCCGTTTAAGTTAGCTGCTGATGATCATCAGCTTAAGAACGCTCAGGCACTCGAGAGCGCCGGTGCCGCGCGCCTGATTCCAGAGTCGCAGCTCAACCCCGCTCGGCTGAGCGCAGTCGTCGCAGAGATGCTAGGCGATCCGGCGGTACTGGCCAGCATGTCAGACAAAGCGCGATCGCTTGCACACCCGAATGCAGGAAAGGAGATCGCGGAGTTAGCTGCTCGTATAGCTAAGAACGGAACGTAA